A single Eleginops maclovinus isolate JMC-PN-2008 ecotype Puerto Natales chromosome 5, JC_Emac_rtc_rv5, whole genome shotgun sequence DNA region contains:
- the LOC134864596 gene encoding carbohydrate sulfotransferase 12-like: MGTWRGLRVAFILGSLFMILLIIVYWDDVGGFNIYPLQEPKQVLLHPRTTAGPSHSMSRPQSSSSLPVPTTARSTTLLSEETGGAAEDRTEDEGKEKQEQRHKETREDEKERSRTTLDNREQEERKQRIVDVCSGKEAVEFPGRTRPFEQIPNRELDHLIVDDTHQIIYCYVPKVACTNWKRVMVVLSQSLISPSSGKPYTDPEAVPPDLVHNSSIHLTFAKFWRHYGSLSRHLMALKLQHYTKFLFVRDPFVRLISAFRNKFGRPNEDFYKQFGSVMLHRYANVSGILPETAAEAFAEGIKPTFQQFITYLLDPETEKESIFNEHWRQVYRLCHPCQVKYDFIGRLESLETDAAYLLKLLEVDHLLHFPSGARNRTAASWERDWFAQIPIAIRRELYKLYEPDFAMFGYPKPDSALHQ, encoded by the exons ATGGGAACGTGGCGTGGACTACGAGTGGCGTTTATCCTGGGGTCTTTGTTTATGATCCTGCTGATAATCGTGTACTGGGACGATGTCGGGGGTTTCAACATCTACCCCCTACAGGAGCCCAAACAGGTGTTACTACACCCCCGGACGACTGCTGGGCCCTCGCACTCTATGTCCAGACCCCAGAGCAGTTCTTCCCTCCCGGTCCCTACTACTGCTCGCAGCACTACATTGCTGTctgaggagacaggaggagcagctgaagATCGTACAGAGGACGAAgggaaggaaaaacaagaacagagacacaaggaAACAAGGGAGGATGAGAAGGAAAGGAGTCGTACTACTTTGGACAATAGggagcaggaagagaggaagcagagaatCGTGGACGTGTGTTCAGGGAAAGAAGCTGTTGAATTCCCCGGAAGGACTCGGCCGTTTGAGCAGATCCCAAACAGGGAACTTGATCACCTGATAGTGGATGACACTCACCAGATTATCTACTGCTATGTTCCGAAG GTGGCGTGCACCAACTGGAAGAGAGTGATGGTGGTCCTGTCTCAGTCTCTGATCTCGCCCTCCTCAGGAAAACCTTACACCGACCCGGAGGCTGTTCCTCCTGACCTCGTACACAACTCCTCCATCCACCTCACTTTTGCCaa GTTTTGGAGGCATTATGGTTCTTTGTCCCGCCACCTGATGGCACTCAAGCTCCAGCATTACACCAAGTTTCTGTTCGTGCGTGACCCTTTTGTTCGTCTTATCTCGGCTTTCAGGAACAAGTTTGGAAG gccTAACGAGGACTTCTACAAGCAGTTCGGTTCTGTCATGCTGCATCGTTATGCTAATGTATCGGGCATTTTGCCAGAGACAGCGGCAGAGGCGTTTGCAGAAGGAATCAAACCAACGTTTCAGCAGTTTATCACATACCTGCTGGATccagagacagagaaggagagtaTCTTCAACGAACACTGGCGGCAG gtATACCGTCTGTGCCATCCATGCCAGGTCAAGTATGACTTCATTGGACGACTAGAATCCTTAGAAACGGACGCGGCGTACCTGCTGAAGCTTCTGGAGGTGGATCATCTACTACACTTCCCTTCAGGGGCTCGAAACCGAACTGCAGCCAGCTGGGAAAGAGACTGGTTTGCACAGATTCCCATCGCAATCAGGAGAGAACTGTACAAGCTATATGAACCTGACTTTGCAATGTTTGGCTATCCGAAACCTGACAGCGCGCTCCACCAGTAG